In the Topomyia yanbarensis strain Yona2022 chromosome 3, ASM3024719v1, whole genome shotgun sequence genome, one interval contains:
- the LOC131691374 gene encoding ubiquinone biosynthesis protein COQ9, mitochondrial-like isoform X2 — MNTVGKIFFRHTRSSIAVTLLRSSVSVRRLEENRYGVTLQPATSFLPYSKFFSSNSNTSQPRESFEDFRSREVQKEQEKNERKPTETSSNNSQKNNNENEKVLAVKTAILNAALSFVPTYGWSKQSVAKGALSIDYPTVINGLFPRGGVELVQHFYGQCNEELLDHLKQEAAGAERVRNPTEFARNAIEVRLRMLIPYIKHWPQALGLMTLPPNVPTSLANVLTLVDDICYYAGDRSVDFNWYTRRIGLATIYKATELYMLQDHSADYEKTWKFLDRRMEEASLVHDFLVKSEDATSHLQSAVGSAFSTARNILGLNFERR, encoded by the exons TTACTCTCCTGCGATCTTCTGTTTCAGTTAGACGATTGGAGGAAAATCGTTATGGTGTAACTCTACAACCAGCTACGTCCTTCTTACCATATAGTAAATTTTTTAGTAGTAATTCAAACACATCTCAACCGCGTGAAAGCTTCGAAGATTTCCGCTCGCGTGAGGTGCAAAaagaacaggaaaaaaatgaacgAAAACCGACCGAAACATCAAGTAATAACAGCCAGAAAAACAacaacgaaaacgaaaaggttCTTGCTGTGAAGACTGCAATTTTGAACGCGGCCCTTAGTTTTGTGCCCACTTACGGCTGGTCGAAACAATCAGTTGCAAAGGGTGCGTTAAGTATTGATTATCCCACTGTGATCAATGGTTTGTTTCCACGAGGTGGTGTCGAGTTGGTGCAGCACTTTTACGGGCAATGCAACGAGGAACTACTAGATCACTTAAAACAGGAAGCAGCTGGAGCCGAAAGAGTACGAAATCCGACCGAGTTCGCTCGAAACGCTATCGAAGTGAGACTGCGTATGCTGATACCGTACATTAAACATTGGCCACAAGCACTCGGACTCATGACATTACCACCGAATGTGCCAACTTCACTAGCGAATGTGCTTACCCTGGTGGATGATATCTGCTACTATGCCGGCGATAGATCAGTAGAT TTCAATTGGTATACAAGACGAATCGGACTAGCAACTATCTATAAAGCGACTGAATTGTACATGTTGCAAGATCATTCAGCCGATTATGAGAAGACCTGGAAATTTTTGGACCGACGCATGGAGGAAGCAAGTCTAGTACACGACTTTCTCGTGAAATCCGAAGATGCCACCTCTCACCTACAAAGTGCAGTTGGTTCTGCATTTTCGacg GCACGAAACATACTGGGATTGAATTTTGAGAGACGATGA